The following are from one region of the Bacillaceae bacterium S4-13-56 genome:
- the dctP gene encoding TRAP transporter substrate-binding protein DctP produces MARKSLFVFCSLLIIMGLIACSNTSKETGTSNEQETSEEPAKVDPIKLKVADSFPTSHVLSKEGAVFWMNRVTELTDGQVEFEHFPAEQLGKAASLLDLARTKTTDIAYVGTAYVADRMPLSGVGELPGAFQSSNEGSTAFWKIANGILLEEEFLENGVRPVWAVTLTPYQIANINKKMVKIGDFKGEKIRTAGGTQDLTMNQMGATPVSMPAPEMYSAMDRGTLDGAVAPLNSFKPYQMEQKIKYSTTNANLGSFVVNYVINEEIYASLPKNVQEAMKQAGDETVEYLSKFLDDETEKLIEEFEGIGIDMYELTDEQLEAWSKQLDPVWEQWAKGLEDRGYPANDVIKAFEEALGK; encoded by the coding sequence ATGGCAAGAAAAAGTCTTTTTGTTTTCTGTAGTTTGCTTATTATTATGGGTCTAATTGCTTGCAGCAATACTTCCAAAGAGACAGGCACATCAAATGAGCAAGAAACTAGTGAAGAACCTGCTAAGGTTGACCCAATCAAACTGAAAGTGGCTGATTCTTTCCCAACATCTCATGTTCTTTCAAAAGAAGGTGCCGTTTTCTGGATGAACAGAGTAACGGAATTAACCGATGGCCAAGTTGAATTTGAACATTTTCCAGCAGAGCAATTAGGTAAAGCCGCTAGTTTACTAGATCTCGCTCGAACCAAAACAACAGATATCGCTTATGTAGGGACAGCATATGTAGCAGACAGGATGCCATTAAGTGGGGTAGGGGAACTACCTGGTGCTTTTCAATCTTCAAATGAAGGTTCAACAGCATTTTGGAAAATTGCCAACGGAATTTTATTAGAGGAAGAATTCCTTGAAAACGGGGTAAGACCAGTTTGGGCTGTTACCTTGACTCCATATCAAATTGCAAACATCAATAAAAAGATGGTGAAAATCGGAGACTTCAAAGGTGAAAAGATTCGTACTGCTGGCGGTACACAAGACCTAACGATGAATCAAATGGGAGCAACTCCAGTCTCAATGCCTGCACCTGAAATGTATAGCGCAATGGATCGAGGAACCTTAGATGGTGCCGTAGCACCTTTAAATAGTTTTAAACCGTATCAAATGGAACAAAAGATTAAATACTCTACGACAAATGCGAACCTAGGAAGTTTCGTGGTGAACTATGTTATAAACGAGGAAATATATGCAAGTTTACCAAAGAATGTGCAAGAGGCCATGAAACAAGCGGGTGATGAAACGGTAGAATATTTATCTAAATTTTTAGATGATGAGACTGAAAAATTAATAGAAGAATTTGAGGGCATAGGTATTGACATGTATGAATTAACAGATGAGCAATTAGAAGCATGGAGTAAACAATTAGATCCTGTTTGGGAACAATGGGCAAAGGGCTTAGAAGACCGTGGATATCCAGCTAATGATGTCATTAAAGCATTTGAAGAAGCTTTAGGGAAATAA
- a CDS encoding TRAP transporter small permease: MKRTMLVFDKIDETFFFIAKIGVFLMMLLTTFDSLSRYLFNQPIVGAYEFTERYLMIAIVYLSFSYVMKLEGHIRVDMIIEKLPPKITITLNIFYYLLGACLMFVIGYQGMLSTIEAWEHNYVSAGVIPWPTWASVIFVPIGAFMFTIRLILMSISNFIDIMKWSDQIN, translated from the coding sequence GTGAAACGTACCATGTTGGTCTTTGATAAGATAGATGAAACCTTTTTCTTTATAGCAAAAATAGGCGTGTTTTTAATGATGTTGTTAACTACATTTGATTCTCTTAGTCGATACCTATTTAATCAACCGATTGTTGGTGCCTATGAGTTTACAGAAAGGTATCTGATGATAGCCATAGTCTACTTAAGTTTCAGCTATGTAATGAAACTTGAAGGTCACATAAGAGTGGATATGATAATAGAAAAATTACCTCCTAAGATAACTATAACTTTAAACATTTTTTACTACTTACTTGGAGCTTGCTTAATGTTTGTTATCGGCTATCAAGGAATGCTGAGCACGATTGAAGCATGGGAACATAACTATGTTAGTGCTGGAGTGATACCCTGGCCAACATGGGCTTCTGTTATTTTTGTACCTATTGGTGCCTTTATGTTTACTATTCGCTTGATATTAATGAGTATCTCTAACTTCATCGACATCATGAAATGGTCTGATCAGATTAATTAA
- a CDS encoding TRAP transporter large permease has product MTVIIPLLALLVFLAFGMPIAFAMGISGMFGLVMNGGFDVLFGILQTAPYESIKSFLFTTIPMFILMAHFMLESRITDDLFKSAQKWFGHMPGGLAIATVFAGTGMAAVSGSSTASTATMAVSAVPEMKKHGYSTELSMGVVSIAGTLAVMIPPSLALIMYGILTDTGVGELLIAGIIPGVITAVGYIVTIVIWAKIKPNSAPTVSSSSFIEKLKSLKTVWAMVIIISFVIVTIYAGVVTPTEAGAIGAFAAFIVSLLMRRLTVKSVLKALGDTLKSTTMILTIVICAMIFGYFISITGVTQDLVAYVVGLDVSKWVIVMILVIFYIVLGMFLDQMAILILTLPLSFPIIASLGFNPIWFGIIVTKTVEIGLVTPPVGLNVFIASGATGIKSSLGFKGVFWFLVTDLVILIILLMIPALSTWLPGKMISF; this is encoded by the coding sequence ATGACCGTAATTATACCATTATTAGCACTTTTAGTATTTTTAGCTTTTGGAATGCCCATTGCTTTTGCTATGGGGATTTCTGGGATGTTTGGCTTAGTAATGAACGGAGGATTCGATGTTTTATTTGGGATCCTTCAAACAGCACCATATGAAAGTATTAAGAGCTTTTTATTCACAACGATTCCCATGTTTATCTTGATGGCTCATTTCATGCTGGAAAGTAGAATAACTGATGATTTGTTTAAGTCTGCTCAAAAGTGGTTTGGGCACATGCCCGGAGGGTTGGCAATTGCGACAGTGTTTGCGGGGACAGGTATGGCAGCAGTGTCAGGGTCAAGCACAGCATCTACCGCAACAATGGCAGTCTCAGCTGTCCCAGAAATGAAAAAACATGGGTATAGTACAGAACTTTCAATGGGAGTTGTAAGCATAGCCGGCACGCTTGCAGTTATGATCCCACCGAGTCTTGCCTTAATCATGTATGGAATCTTGACCGACACAGGTGTGGGGGAGCTGTTAATTGCAGGGATTATACCTGGGGTTATTACTGCAGTAGGTTATATTGTTACAATTGTTATTTGGGCAAAAATAAAACCTAATTCAGCTCCCACAGTAAGTTCTTCCTCCTTTATCGAAAAGCTGAAATCATTAAAAACGGTTTGGGCAATGGTGATTATTATTTCATTTGTAATTGTCACCATCTATGCAGGGGTGGTAACACCAACTGAGGCAGGTGCCATTGGTGCCTTTGCCGCCTTTATCGTATCACTTCTCATGAGACGGTTAACAGTAAAGTCAGTTTTAAAGGCACTAGGGGATACACTTAAATCAACTACGATGATTTTAACCATTGTTATTTGTGCTATGATTTTTGGTTATTTTATTTCTATTACAGGAGTTACCCAAGATTTAGTAGCTTATGTTGTAGGATTGGATGTTTCCAAGTGGGTTATTGTTATGATTCTTGTCATCTTTTATATTGTCTTAGGGATGTTTCTAGATCAAATGGCTATCTTAATTCTTACGTTGCCTCTCTCTTTCCCTATCATTGCTTCGCTAGGCTTTAACCCTATCTGGTTCGGAATTATCGTAACAAAAACAGTAGAAATTGGGTTAGTAACTCCTCCTGTTGGTTTAAATGTTTTTATTGCCTCTGGAGCAACAGGTATTAAATCGTCACTTGGATTTAAAGGAGTTTTTTGGTTTTTAGTAACGGATCTTGTAATTCTAATAATACTCTTAATGATCCCTGCTCTCTCAACCTGGCTGCCAGGCAAAATGATTTCATTTTAA
- a CDS encoding acyclic terpene utilization AtuA family protein: MGKVVKIGAGQGFYGDIIDPAVYIAEHSDVDYICFDTLAELTLAILQKDRQKDPSKGYPRDVTNTMKQLLPYVKNKGLKLITNAGGINPEGAKNEIFRVAKEMGIGGIKVGIVTGDDIYGKIEELQEKGISLKNYETNEEIDTIKDTLLFANVYLGAQCIAEALRQGADIVITGRTTDTAQFLGPLIYEFDWDKEDWNRLAAGILVGHLLECSGQAAGGNFSGDWQNVENLHNIGYPIAEVNEDGSFIVTKADGSGGRISVDTLKEQFLYEIHDPSTYITPDVIADFTKAELMDIEKDRVLVKNITGRPAPPTLKALMGYKNGFLGQGMIGYSWPNALSKARASNEIIRKQIEQFKIQALDIHTEYLGYNALHGPLAQEVDEELINEIFLRITIRTETKSEAAKLARLFPPLALNGPPFVGMITGLSPTRELLGLWSTFIPREEIESNIQIDVKEVE, encoded by the coding sequence ATGGGAAAAGTAGTGAAAATCGGAGCGGGTCAGGGTTTTTATGGTGATATTATAGATCCTGCCGTCTATATTGCTGAACATAGTGATGTTGACTATATTTGTTTTGATACTTTAGCAGAATTAACTTTAGCGATTTTACAAAAAGACCGTCAAAAGGATCCTTCAAAAGGATATCCACGCGATGTCACCAATACGATGAAGCAGTTGCTACCATATGTAAAGAATAAAGGCCTTAAGCTGATCACTAATGCAGGTGGAATTAATCCTGAAGGGGCAAAAAATGAGATTTTCAGAGTTGCAAAGGAAATGGGCATTGGTGGTATAAAGGTGGGAATTGTAACTGGGGATGATATCTATGGGAAAATCGAGGAATTACAAGAAAAAGGAATCTCACTTAAAAACTATGAAACAAATGAAGAAATAGATACGATCAAAGATACACTATTATTTGCAAACGTTTACCTTGGCGCTCAATGTATTGCGGAAGCCTTAAGACAAGGTGCCGATATTGTTATTACAGGAAGAACGACTGATACTGCACAGTTTTTAGGGCCATTAATATATGAGTTTGATTGGGATAAGGAAGATTGGAACCGTTTAGCTGCAGGGATTTTGGTGGGTCATCTGTTAGAATGCTCTGGTCAGGCTGCTGGAGGTAATTTTAGCGGAGATTGGCAGAATGTTGAAAACCTCCACAATATTGGTTATCCAATTGCCGAGGTAAACGAGGATGGTAGCTTCATTGTTACTAAGGCTGATGGTTCAGGAGGCAGAATCAGTGTGGATACGCTTAAAGAACAATTTCTTTATGAAATTCATGATCCGTCCACATACATTACCCCTGATGTGATTGCAGATTTTACTAAAGCTGAATTAATGGATATCGAGAAAGACCGTGTATTGGTGAAAAATATAACTGGCAGGCCTGCGCCTCCGACGCTTAAAGCACTGATGGGATATAAAAATGGTTTTCTCGGACAGGGAATGATTGGTTACTCTTGGCCGAATGCCTTATCGAAAGCACGCGCTTCAAATGAGATTATTCGTAAACAAATAGAGCAATTTAAGATTCAGGCTTTAGACATACACACGGAATATTTAGGTTACAATGCTCTGCATGGACCGTTGGCACAGGAAGTGGATGAAGAATTGATCAATGAAATTTTCTTAAGGATCACAATCCGAACAGAAACGAAATCGGAAGCGGCAAAATTGGCCAGATTATTCCCGCCTTTAGCATTAAACGGTCCTCCATTTGTTGGGATGATAACAGGTTTATCTCCTACTCGGGAACTATTAGGGCTTTGGTCAACGTTCATCCCTAGGGAAGAGATTGAATCGAACATTCAAATTGACGTGAAAGAGGTGGAATAA